The proteins below come from a single Chryseobacterium capnotolerans genomic window:
- a CDS encoding RsiV family protein: MKNTIAVLALSSFFVFTACKKNETAETSTEKTENKKPEEFAVDSVIVKDSTKITDSLKLAYTSKLLVFPTIKDKTLLDSIYFQNDKIKDFSKAGLQAYLESEKNNYFSSVKNDSKDWASDITYAQDWYSSSHMNLVSNTNGYLHIQYTGSGYEGGAHDNYGFSERIFDLKNNKKLELKDITSTPKSKLEAMLMKNIDNINSGTMDGDGSVKNSEMLLVEKIPASDNFYFDDKNLYFHYSPYEIAAFAAGDITIPISWEELKGTLNAEFKERMKIK; encoded by the coding sequence ATGAAAAATACGATTGCCGTTCTTGCACTTTCTTCATTCTTTGTTTTTACTGCCTGTAAGAAAAATGAAACAGCAGAAACATCAACAGAGAAAACGGAAAATAAAAAGCCTGAAGAATTTGCGGTAGATTCAGTAATAGTAAAAGATTCTACAAAAATTACGGATTCATTAAAACTTGCCTATACCTCCAAATTATTGGTATTTCCTACCATAAAAGATAAAACGCTGCTAGATAGTATCTATTTTCAGAATGATAAAATAAAAGATTTTTCCAAGGCCGGATTGCAAGCTTATCTGGAGAGTGAAAAGAATAATTATTTCAGCTCTGTAAAAAATGATAGTAAAGATTGGGCCTCAGACATTACGTATGCTCAGGATTGGTACTCAAGTTCTCATATGAATCTTGTATCCAATACCAATGGATATCTTCATATTCAGTATACAGGAAGCGGCTATGAAGGAGGAGCGCATGATAATTATGGGTTTTCTGAGAGGATCTTTGATCTTAAAAACAATAAAAAACTAGAACTAAAGGATATTACCTCTACCCCAAAAAGTAAACTTGAAGCCATGTTGATGAAAAATATAGATAATATCAACAGCGGGACAATGGATGGGGACGGAAGTGTAAAAAATTCTGAAATGTTGTTGGTTGAAAAGATTCCTGCTTCAGACAACTTCTATTTTGATGATAAAAATCTGTATTTTCACTACAGTCCCTATGAAATTGCGGCATTTGCAGCAGGAGATATCACGATTCCTATTTCATGGGAAGAGCTGAAAGGGACTTTAAATGCAGAATTTAAAGAAAGAATGAAAATTAAATAA